tcccaaagatgctctattgggttgagatctggtgactgtgggggccatttcagtacagtgaactcattgtcatgttcaagaaaccaatttgaaatgattcgagctttgtgacatggtgcattatcctgctggaagtagccatcagaggatgggtacatggtggtcataaagggatggacatggtcagaaacaatgctcaggtaggctgtggcatttaaacaatgcctaattggcactaaggggcctaaagtgtgccaagaaaacatcccccacaccattacaccaccaccaccagcctgcacagtggtaacatagcatgatggatccatgttctcattctgtttatgccaaattctgactctaccatctgaatgtctcgacagaaatcgagactcatcagaccaggcaatattcttccagtcttcaactgtccaattttggtgagcttgagcaaattgtagcctttttttcctatttgtagtggagatgagtggtacgcggtggggtcttctgctgttgtagcccatccgcctcaaggttgtgcgtgttgtggcttcacaaatgctttgctgcataccttggttgtaacgagtggttatttcagtcaaagttgctcttctatcagcttgaatcagtcggcccattctcctctgacctctagcatcaacaaggcattttcgcccacaggactgccgcatactggatgtttttcccttttcacaccattctttgtaaaccctagaaatggttgtgcgtgaaaatcccagtaactgagcagattgtgaaatacagaccggagttcaggagattgtcttgaccaggaccacacccctaaatgcatttaagcaactgctatgtgattggttgattagataattgcattaatgagaaattgaacaggtgttcctaataatcctttaggtgagtgtatatccggTACAGACACCATTCGCTGCAATAACAGCTTTGAAGTCTCTTCTCTCTTTAAAGCCAGTTGTGAATGTACTGTTTCCTTAGTCAAACTCTGCAAATCACCAACACAAACGTACATTGGGGGAAATAGCAGATAGCACAGTTCCAAAATCATACAGCATGTACGTTCAAACTGGCAAATTCCCAATTAATTTCATGCCTTGATATAAAAAAACATCccaatgtatttttaaacacaCTTAATACAACTGCATTTCATGTGACATAAAAACACAATCTCAGTCAAGTGAGGGAACAGTATGAGTTCTCTCATAAACTTtaagtattttgtaaatatttaattccACACTCCGAGCATATTTCCCACCTGGTCTCATGTTCCCCAACTGGAAAAAAATGATTCCAGATTAAGGGCACTGATAAGGTTTCTCCTTAGTGTGGATTCTTTCATGGTCATTCAGTTGCTTTAATGATGTAAAGTTCTTCCCACATAGTGAGCATAAGTAAGGCTTCTCCCCTGTGTGTATTCTTTCATGCATTTTCAGGTTCCCAATTTTGGTAAAACTCTTTCCACACTGGAAGCAGtggtatggcttctctccagtgtgtattcGGTTATGTATTTTAAGACTCCCTAATGCagtaaaacacttcccacattGGGAGCAGTGGAAAGGCTTGTCTCCTGTATGCGTTCtctcatgtttttttaaatggcctAACTCTGTAAAACTTTTCCCACATTGGGAGCAATGGtgaggtttctctcctgtgtgtattcTCTTATGAACTTTTAGGCTCCCTAATTCAGTAAAATTCTTTCCACACTGAGAGCAGTGAtgaggcttctctcctgtgtgggtCCTCTCATGCCTTTTCATATTGCCTAACTCTGTAAAACCCTTTCCACACTGAGAGCAGTggaaaggcttctctcctgtatgtgtTCTCTGGTGGGATTTTAGGTACCCTAACTTAGCAAAACTCATACCACATTGACTGCATTTGTAAGGcctctctcctgtgtgtattcTCTCATGAATTTTAAGGTTCCCTAACTCAGTGAAACTTTTGTCACACTGAGAACAGTGATGaggcttttctcctgtgtgtgtcctttcATGCCTTTTTAGGTTTCCTATTCGCCTAAAACTCACTCCACACTGGGAGCAGTGGAAAAtcttttctcctgtgtgtgttttttcattttcactgaGATGCCATGACTGGCTTAATGTCTTTCCACAACATTGTGGTGGTTTTGCAGTTTTTAGATCTGGTTCCTTTGAAGGTCTCTTCCTAATGTCAGAGTTTACTTTTGAtctctctcctgtgtgtattcTCTCATGCTTTTTCAGATTTCCTAACTGTGTGAAACGTTTTCCACACTGGGAGCAgtggtaaggcttctctccgGAATGTATCCTCTCATGTCTTGTAAGGTTCCCTAATTTGGtaaaactctttccacagtGGGTGCAGTGGTGCGGTCTTGCTGGTTTGGATGTGTCTGGATCCTCTGAGACTTGTCTTCCacctgtcaaaaataaaaagaatgatTAGTTCGACAGAGACCTGAATAAAAATTTCACATATTCCCGAGATGTTTAATCTAGACAAGAAACTTCAAACGTTTTTGGGTTATAACTTTTAACGTTACGATAGTGACATCGCCTACTGAACCCTCTTCCCTGCTCAAATTGCTTGTGTGGTACATTTTtagctaatacattttttatgataAAGACAATTGATGCTAGTGCTCTAATTCATAGAGAGGCTGTCTACAATGTGGTTGTGTTATGGTCAACATAATTGCCAGCCACAGAACTGTTTCTAAACTTTGGTGCTACCTGGCAAACAAAATATTACTGTCTGGCCATTAAAACAAACTAGCTCTGTTTGGTCCAGGACAGCAGAGGGATTTCTGAGTCTATGACGGGGGCTGCAGGATCCCAGGCGCCCCTACTTCCCACAGCCTCGCTGTTGCCCTGCTGCAGTACGGGATTGAATCTCACCTCCTGCTCCTTTCACCTTTATCTTTTACCAGCTTTCTGTTCAATTATGCATAACAAATGcctgaagaaaacaaaaaactatggGATGGATTTCAACCCATGCTGCTACAGTACGTGTTGGCAGAGAATTAGCTCACTAGACCATCCAAGGCAACTATAGGACAAATACCTACCAAGCCCAGAGGCTCATTGAGATCATAGGCAACTAAATTAGGGATTAGTAGGGATTATATTGTATGTCATCCTGTACTACGGGGGAAATACAATCTACCCGTACAGAATAATACTCACAGTTGATAACCAAATGTCCAGTCTCCTCTAtatcctcatcttcctcctctttcacttGGACAGTAATCTCTTCATCCTCtgtttcctcctctttcatctcAAAAACGGGATCTCCCTCAATCACTGAAACATCCTCCGGCTCTTTTACTCTGAATGTGTCTTTCTCTTCTTTGACAGTGATGCtgatctcctcctcctcctcttttatTCCAAAAACGGTGCCCTGGTTCTCTTCCTCTAGCTCCTTTTTAACTGTAACGTGCTCTTCGTCTTTCACTCCGAAAGCTTTTACCTCTTCTTCCACTGTAACATCTTTGAATGTTGTGATGGCATTCTCTTGCTCCACGTTTTTTCCGagagattcatttttattttcttttataaagACTGTCAACTCGTTCTCTTCTTTCACTACGATACCATCATATTCTTCTTTTACGACAATATTCAGTCCCAGAGATTCTTTTGCCTTCCAGCAGACCTCTTCTTTCGCTGAGGTCGAGTAAGTTTGTGAGTTCATTTTTATGGATACTGACcgcttagctagctagttagcatcAACGCCTGAAATCAGTCTAAGGTTATCTTATAACCAGTTACCTGATTAACAATATACATATGTTTGAAAGTTGGGTAGCCGGTACATTTTGTTAAGGTTTAAAACACTGAGTTTTTAACCAAACGGTCCAAGGATGTCCAGTGTTTTACATTCGCTAGCAAGTTACCGAGGTGATAGAATAAATTGTTGAAGCGTAGGCAGCCTAGCAGAGTACCGTCCGCTAGATTATACGTCACGCAAATCGTCACTTGTGAGATTACCGTTGGTATCTGTTTGGTAGAGGGTCTACCTAAACTAGAACGGGTAACGTTTTTTCGAAAAATATTCATAACATATTAATCTCATCATCAATTTCTTATCTGCGTGACCAGATATTAGAGGTACCTTCCTTTGTCATTGCATTTGTTACCTGTTGATTTTCTGAGGCTCCGTTCACCTGCCAACGCTAAGAGGAAATGTGACAGGATTTGTAGTCGCTCCATCTTGGACTGTCGAATTCATGTATCAGAGTCCACCACGTTGACATACGAAGATCTGCAACTACGTGAATAGTAATTCAGTCATTTTCCCACAGGTCCAGCATGATGAATCACAATCCTTTTATATTTATCAGCATTAAGAATTCCATCGATTTTGACCAGATGCCCTAAACTATTGGCTAAAAGGCACAATCATATCATGGCAATGATCTGATTGAAGAATGCTACAGAAAAGCATCAATATACATTACTATATGaatgaaataattattctaATTGTCCAGTTATGTCAAAATAACATATACAATAATTTTTCTGCCAAGACTAAGGCATATACACAGCCTCGGGAAGCCCCTTGACATGCCATAACACAAATGCAATGCATCATTGTACACAAAGAAAATTCATCTGGATTGGAACTTCAAAGCCACAAAGCTCAAGCCACTTCTGTTCTCAAGTCAATATCTTCACCTGGATAAGAAAGCTTTCATGTCCAAGATAGAACTTTTAGCATGTCTATAGGTTGTTTTATTAGAAATATATCACAAAGCCACAataaatgcatacacacacacacaatgttgccAGCGTCCTTAAAGCATTGGCACACCTTGATATTAAGAACTCAGAATGTTGATAGGTTATCCAAAAAACACTGTCCTCACAATCAGAATGCCGGTTCAGCCATGTCCACACATCCATGACTGTCCACACATCCATGACTGTCCACACATCCATGACTGTCCAAACATCCATGACTGTCCACACATCCATGACTGTCCACACATCCCTTACTGTCCACACATCCATGACTGTCCACACATCCCTTACTGTCCACACATCCATGACTGTCCACACATCCCTTACTGTCCACACATCCATGACTGTCCACACATCCATGACTGTCCACACATCCATGACTGTCCACACATCCCTTACTGTCCAAACATCCATGACTGTCCACACATCCATGACTGTCCACACATCCATGACTGTCCACACATCCATGACTGTCCACACATCCCTTACTGTCCAAACATCCATGACTGTCCACACATCCATGACTGTCCACACATCCATGACTGTCCACACATCCCTTACTGTCCACACATCCATGActggccctgccgccagctgtttgtttagaaattctaggtacaattaaaaggcctgcatcttgcgaccgtaggttacgtgtaggtatgtatggctggatcatttcagcaaggtaagtaggagcaagtccatgtattgatttataggttaagagtaaaaccttaaaatcagccctaaccctaacaggcagccagtgtttgctctagttaggattctagcagccgtgtgcagcactaattgaagtttattaatttgtctggttgaccagagagaagagcattgcagtaatctagtctagaagtaacgaaagcatggatagatttttctgcatcagtttttgatagaaagtttctaagttttgcaatgtttcgaagatgaaaatattttatatgttcttcaaaggagaggtcagggtcaagggtaacgctaaggttttttacagttttttgggatacgaccttgcagctgtcgaggttcacagtgagatctgataacaacgctctttgtttcttgggtcctaaaaccagcatttctgttttccttgagtttaagagcaagaaattctctgtcatccacttcctaatatctgaaacgcatgcttccaaagtagctaatttaggggcttctccatgctttattgaaatatataactgtgtgtcatcagcgtaacagtgaaagtttacattgtgatttcgaattacatcgcccagagggagcatatatagtgagaacaataatggaccgagaaccgagccttgaggaacaccaaagcatacctttgacttgtcagaggatatgccatccacactaacaaactgatatctttcagataaatacgatttaaaccaggctagaacatgtccacgtagcccaatatgggtttccagtttCTCTAAGAGAAGttttagtcattcagcagacatgCGGCTCCAAAGCAGCTTACAGACACTAATCAGTAACTTGTAATCAGTAACTAGGTCACACCTGATTTCAGTATTTCTTATTATACGGATGCTATTTCCATGACTAGAATTAATTCATAGAAAATATCAGATTATAACAGTTCTGATTACATTTACGGTACGTCTTGGTGTGATGTCACAGAGTTAATTTATAAAAATCATATATAAAAGGATACAAAAGACTATACTATAAAATAGATACACATCAATCATAACCAGTGTTGGGGGTAACGCGTTACAAAATACCTTGTTAGTGTACTCAGATTACATTTTTGCGGTAacgagtaaaaaaaaaaagcgttAGTTTTCCAATTCAAGTAATTAGTTATTTAGTTGCGTTTTCAAGTGTTACTATCAGTTACTATGAACGTGTATTTCCCTGGTTCTGTTGTAGCCACGAAAAAACCAAAATCTCCTCCCCAACGCATTTGAATGTCATCATGCCAGTGGAAGTTCTATGAAGTGGTTTTCTCGCCGGCGCGAAGATGTCAAGGACAACAAAACTATTTATGCACGAGCAAAAAGATATGTGAGACAGCCACAGCGACACCAAACTCACTGCCCCGCGAATTTCTTTGACTGTCATTTTTCTCTCAAGAACAACGTTACATTATTTGCAAGATGGCAGAGGGGACAGCGTTTGTGAAACATATCTGTTCACCCTCCATTCTGATTGTCATCCATCTAATTGGATGTTCCTTTATTCATACAGTGGCTCACAAAAGTATTCACATCTTggacatttccacattttattgttacaacaAGAAATCAAAATTGAGTTCATttggagtttttgccactgatcaacacaaaaaggtccattaagtaaaattctaaataaaatctacaaatcGTTTGAAATTAATCAGAGAAtgattgattgcataagtattcacccccttaaGTCAAGACAGTATTTGGTAGAGGCCcttttggcagcaattacagccatgagtctatttggatatGCCTCTACCAGCATTGCAAATCtggacaaaacatttctttttaccATTCTTCTTTGTAAAATCAGGATCTTTGGTAAAATGTGAAGTTCTAGGaggttgaatacttttgagagtaACTTTGTGCTTCACCATTTTACCCCCAAAAGCCTGAACTCTGAACAGTTAATTTAAATTACTGATTCAAGTAAATGACAAAACTGAATTATTCCCCCTAGCTCACATTAACTTCTAATTTTCCCCTTCCGGAACACACATGCAATTCTCTCTGTCCATGAGTTTATGAACTCATTAGAGGG
Above is a window of Esox lucius isolate fEsoLuc1 chromosome 9, fEsoLuc1.pri, whole genome shotgun sequence DNA encoding:
- the LOC105006306 gene encoding zinc finger protein 883-like encodes the protein MNSQTYSTSAKEEVCWKAKESLGLNIVVKEEYDGIVVKEENELTVFIKENKNESLGKNVEQENAITTFKDVTVEEEVKAFGVKDEEHVTVKKELEEENQGTVFGIKEEEEEISITVKEEKDTFRVKEPEDVSVIEGDPVFEMKEEETEDEEITVQVKEEEDEDIEETGHLVINCGRQVSEDPDTSKPARPHHCTHCGKSFTKLGNLTRHERIHSGEKPYHCSQCGKRFTQLGNLKKHERIHTGERSKVNSDIRKRPSKEPDLKTAKPPQCCGKTLSQSWHLSENEKTHTGEKIFHCSQCGVSFRRIGNLKRHERTHTGEKPHHCSQCDKSFTELGNLKIHERIHTGERPYKCSQCGMSFAKLGYLKSHQRTHTGEKPFHCSQCGKGFTELGNMKRHERTHTGEKPHHCSQCGKNFTELGSLKVHKRIHTGEKPHHCSQCGKSFTELGHLKKHERTHTGDKPFHCSQCGKCFTALGSLKIHNRIHTGEKPYHCFQCGKSFTKIGNLKMHERIHTGEKPYLCSLCGKNFTSLKQLNDHERIHTKEKPYQCP